In a single window of the Rhineura floridana isolate rRhiFlo1 chromosome 3, rRhiFlo1.hap2, whole genome shotgun sequence genome:
- the LOC133381850 gene encoding zinc finger protein 501-like isoform X1 — translation MEENYEIGASFKSELNSWLEDGEDLLIQVPKEEETSAERDLASCKEEGESLFIQFPKEEEETSAELGLISFSEGREEDPLVQSLKEEEAETSAEPDLISCWEEGEDPVMQERKEEEETSAGYILGVKSEDEASEVSLEKAEEQVQEQKLRSQEGANRQEDRQTHTGDKPYQCLECGKNFRWSSTLSQHQRIHTGDKPYTCLECGKSFSQSGHLRSHQKTHTGDKPYQCFECGKSFSQSGHLTSHQRTHTGDKPYQCLECGKSFCRSSNLSTHQRCHTGDKPYQCFECGKSFSQSSTLTLHQRTHTGDKPYKCLECEKSFSQSSTLTLHQRTHTGDKPYKCLECGKSFSQSAHLTSHQRTHTGDKPYKCFECGKSYRWSSDFSQHQRTHTGDKCYQCLECGKSFSWSSHLICHHRTHTGDKPYKCLECGKSFSQSSHLTTHQRTHTGDKPYKCLECGKNFSRSSNLSSHQRCHTGDNPYTCLEY, via the exons atggaggagaattatgagattGGAGCCTCTTTCA AATCGGAGCTCAATTCCTGGTTGGAAGATGGAGAGGATCTTCTTATCCAAGTTCCCaaagaggaggagacctcagcag AACGAGACCTCGCTTCCtgtaaggaagaaggagaaagtcTGTTTATCCAGTTccccaaagaagaggaggagacctcagcag AGCTAGGCCTCATTTCCTTTTcggaaggaagagaagaagatCCACTTGTCCAGAGTCTCAAAGAAGAGGAGGCGGAGACATCAGCAG aaccagacctcatttcctgttgggaagaaggagaagatcCGGTGATGCAGGAAcgcaaagaagaggaggagacctcagcag gatacatcttAGGGGTCAAGTCTGAGGATGAAgcatctgaagtatcactggaaaaagctgaggagcaggtgcaggagcagaaactgaggagtcaagaagGAGCAAACAGACAAGAGGATAGACAGACTCACACCggtgacaaaccttatcaatgcttggagtgtggaaagaacttcaggtggagtagcaccCTTTCtcagcatcaaagaattcacacaggggacaaaccttatacatgcttggagtgtggaaagagcttcagtcaaagtgGCCACCTTAGATCGCATCaaaaaactcatacaggggacaaaccttatcaatgctttgagtgtggaaagagcttcagtcagagtggccaccttacttcgcatcaaagaactcacacaggagacaaaccttatcaatgcttggagtgtggaaagagcttctgtcggAGTAGCAACCTTTCTAcacatcaaagatgtcacacaggggacaaaccttatcaatgcttcgagtgtggaaagagcttcagtcagagtagcacccttactttgcatcaaagaactcacacgggggacaaaccttataaatgcctggagtgtgaaaagagtttcagtcagagtagcaccctcaCTTTGCATCaacgaactcacacaggggacaaaccttataaatgcttggagtgtggaaagagcttcagtcagagtgcccaccttacttcacatcaaagaactcacacgggagacaaaccttataaatgcttcgagtgtggaaaaagctacAGGTGGAGTAGTGACTTTTctcaacatcaaagaactcacacaggggacaaatgttatcagtgcttggagtgtggaaagagcttcagttggagtagccaccttatttgtcatcacagaactcacacaggagacaaaccttataaatgcttggagtgtggaaagagcttcagtcagagtagccaccttactacgcatcaaagaactcacactggggacaaaccttataagtgcttggagtgtggaaagaacttcagtcggagtagcaacCTTTCTtcacatcaaagatgt
- the LOC133381850 gene encoding zinc finger protein 501-like isoform X2: MEENYEIGASFKSELNSWLEDGEDLLIQVPKEEETSAERDLASCKEEGESLFIQFPKEEEETSAEPDLISCWEEGEDPVMQERKEEEETSAGYILGVKSEDEASEVSLEKAEEQVQEQKLRSQEGANRQEDRQTHTGDKPYQCLECGKNFRWSSTLSQHQRIHTGDKPYTCLECGKSFSQSGHLRSHQKTHTGDKPYQCFECGKSFSQSGHLTSHQRTHTGDKPYQCLECGKSFCRSSNLSTHQRCHTGDKPYQCFECGKSFSQSSTLTLHQRTHTGDKPYKCLECEKSFSQSSTLTLHQRTHTGDKPYKCLECGKSFSQSAHLTSHQRTHTGDKPYKCFECGKSYRWSSDFSQHQRTHTGDKCYQCLECGKSFSWSSHLICHHRTHTGDKPYKCLECGKSFSQSSHLTTHQRTHTGDKPYKCLECGKNFSRSSNLSSHQRCHTGDNPYTCLEY, encoded by the exons atggaggagaattatgagattGGAGCCTCTTTCA AATCGGAGCTCAATTCCTGGTTGGAAGATGGAGAGGATCTTCTTATCCAAGTTCCCaaagaggaggagacctcagcag AACGAGACCTCGCTTCCtgtaaggaagaaggagaaagtcTGTTTATCCAGTTccccaaagaagaggaggagacctcagcag aaccagacctcatttcctgttgggaagaaggagaagatcCGGTGATGCAGGAAcgcaaagaagaggaggagacctcagcag gatacatcttAGGGGTCAAGTCTGAGGATGAAgcatctgaagtatcactggaaaaagctgaggagcaggtgcaggagcagaaactgaggagtcaagaagGAGCAAACAGACAAGAGGATAGACAGACTCACACCggtgacaaaccttatcaatgcttggagtgtggaaagaacttcaggtggagtagcaccCTTTCtcagcatcaaagaattcacacaggggacaaaccttatacatgcttggagtgtggaaagagcttcagtcaaagtgGCCACCTTAGATCGCATCaaaaaactcatacaggggacaaaccttatcaatgctttgagtgtggaaagagcttcagtcagagtggccaccttacttcgcatcaaagaactcacacaggagacaaaccttatcaatgcttggagtgtggaaagagcttctgtcggAGTAGCAACCTTTCTAcacatcaaagatgtcacacaggggacaaaccttatcaatgcttcgagtgtggaaagagcttcagtcagagtagcacccttactttgcatcaaagaactcacacgggggacaaaccttataaatgcctggagtgtgaaaagagtttcagtcagagtagcaccctcaCTTTGCATCaacgaactcacacaggggacaaaccttataaatgcttggagtgtggaaagagcttcagtcagagtgcccaccttacttcacatcaaagaactcacacgggagacaaaccttataaatgcttcgagtgtggaaaaagctacAGGTGGAGTAGTGACTTTTctcaacatcaaagaactcacacaggggacaaatgttatcagtgcttggagtgtggaaagagcttcagttggagtagccaccttatttgtcatcacagaactcacacaggagacaaaccttataaatgcttggagtgtggaaagagcttcagtcagagtagccaccttactacgcatcaaagaactcacactggggacaaaccttataagtgcttggagtgtggaaagaacttcagtcggagtagcaacCTTTCTtcacatcaaagatgt